The Prionailurus bengalensis isolate Pbe53 chromosome A3, Fcat_Pben_1.1_paternal_pri, whole genome shotgun sequence genome includes a window with the following:
- the ATRAID gene encoding all-trans retinoic acid-induced differentiation factor, which produces MAPRGPGSPSNLVPWAAAVLLVVGAKRALALPEICIQCPGSVRNLSEVALYCKQTPELMLQARCCLNQKGTILGLDLQNCSLKDPGPNFPQAHTAVIIDLQANPLEDDLANIFRGFTQLQTLILPQDVSCPGGINAWNTVTFYMNNQTCQGQRNLCNSTGDQEMCPENGSCVPDGPGLLQCVCADGFHGYKCMRQGSFSLLMFFGILGSTTLSVSILLWGTQRRKAKAS; this is translated from the exons ATGGCTCCTCGCGGGCCGGGTAGTCCTTCGAACCTGGTGCCTTGGGCAGCTGCCGTGCTCCTTGTTGTGGGCGCGAAAAGGGCCCTGGCGCTACCCGAG ATATGCATCCAGTGTCCAGGGAGTGTGCGAAATTTGTCAGAAGTGGCGCTTTATTGTAAGCAGACACCGGAGCTAATGCTGCAGGCCCGCTGCTGCCTGAATCAGAAGGGCACCATCCTGGG GCTGGATCTCCAGAACTGTTCTCTGAAGGACCCTGGTCCAAACTTTCCTCAGGCACATACTGCTGTCATCAT AGACCTGCAAGCAAACCCCCTCGAGGATGACTTGGCCAACATTTTCCGTGGCTTTACCCAGCTCCAGACTCT GATACTGCCACAAGATGTCAGCTGTCCTGGAGGTATTAATGCCTGGAATACTGTCACCTTTTATATGAACAACCAAACCTGTCAAGGACAAAGGAACCTTTGCAACAGCACGGGGGACCAAG AAATGTGTCCTGAGAATGGATCCTGTGTACCTGATGGTCCAGGTCTCTTGCAATgtgtctgtgctgacggcttccATGGCTACAAGTGTATGCGCCAG GGCTCCTTCTCACTGCTTATGTTCTTCGGTATTCTGGGATCCACCACATTATCCGTCTCCATTCTGCTTTGGGGGACCCAACGCCGAAAAGCCAAGGCTTCATGA